One window of the Phycodurus eques isolate BA_2022a chromosome 7, UOR_Pequ_1.1, whole genome shotgun sequence genome contains the following:
- the nrgna gene encoding neurogranin (protein kinase C substrate, RC3) a isoform X1 → MDCHNQEERSRPQEEEDIMDIPLDDPEANRAAAKIQAGFRGHMTRKKMKPEDKAEGKERQEDRGQ, encoded by the exons ATGGACTGCCACAAT CAGGAAGAACGCAGCAGAccccaggaggaggaggacatcaTGGACATCCCACTGGATGACCCTGAGGCCAACAGGGCGGCCGCCAAGATCCAGGCTGGCTTCCGTGGCCATATGACCCGTAAGAAGATGAAGCCAGAGGACAAAGCAGAAGGAAAGGAG AGGCAGGAGGATCGGGGGCAGTAG
- the nrgna gene encoding neurogranin (protein kinase C substrate, RC3) a isoform X2, translated as MDCHNEERSRPQEEEDIMDIPLDDPEANRAAAKIQAGFRGHMTRKKMKPEDKAEGKERQEDRGQ; from the exons ATGGACTGCCACAAT GAAGAACGCAGCAGAccccaggaggaggaggacatcaTGGACATCCCACTGGATGACCCTGAGGCCAACAGGGCGGCCGCCAAGATCCAGGCTGGCTTCCGTGGCCATATGACCCGTAAGAAGATGAAGCCAGAGGACAAAGCAGAAGGAAAGGAG AGGCAGGAGGATCGGGGGCAGTAG